In Porites lutea chromosome 9, jaPorLute2.1, whole genome shotgun sequence, a single window of DNA contains:
- the LOC140948715 gene encoding V-type proton ATPase 16 kDa proteolipid subunit c-like codes for MSDQPSYVAFFGVMGATSAMVFSALGAAYGTAKSGTGIAAMSVMRPELIVKSIIPVVMAGILAIYGLVVAVLIGNGISTDYTLYKSFLDLGAGLSVGFSGLASGFAIGIVGDAGVRGTAQQPRLFVGMILILIFAEVLGLYGLIVGLILVTKNSS; via the exons ATGTCTGACCAACCATCTTATGTGGCCTTCTTCGGAGTCATGGGGGCGACTTCCGCAATGGTATTTAGTG CTTTAGGTGCTGCTTATGGGACGGCCAAAAGTGGAACAGGGATTGCTGCCATGAGTGTGATGCGACCAGAACTCATTGTGAAGTCCATCATTCCAGTAGTTATGGCCGGTATCCTCGCTATCTATGGTCTTGTTGTAGCTGTTCTTATCGGCAATGGAA TTAGCACCGACTACACTCTGTACAA AAGTTTTCTTGATTTGGGTGCAGGCTTGAGTGTTGGATTCAGCGGTCTAGCTTCAGGTTTTGCCATTGGTATTGTTGGAGATGCTGGCGTCAGAGGAACAGCTCAGCAGCCTCGTTTATTTGTTGGCATGATtcttattttgatttttgcagAAGTTCTGGGATTGTATGGCCTGATTGTCGGCTTAATTCTAGTCACAAAAAATTCTTCGTAA
- the LOC140947936 gene encoding uncharacterized protein, whose amino-acid sequence MFFLRVCNATRYNTVLFNMSDAEDSNVRSRPNPEVVDPSIGAAIQAAVTRSIGSLTDNLTQVIESRLTDFAKRFSEENSSSVEQAVKKARREQYTCKRKDNQQQLDHSLQVLDKLDEASDALKHKSYEKVKAALESGTELVSKRVKAIKLADKSEFGWATVNEYLSDELASDSDDEKRIYRAERRTERKVTKEKRRRAHSGDKGSGSASTSRATSSRYASSDLVSRPEARPARRLGPCFKISTKHFFALLSLFLSSSIMALPHRP is encoded by the coding sequence ATGTTCTTCCTTCGGGTCTGCAACGCCACACGCTACAACACTGTTCTGTTTAACATGAGTGACGCGGAGGACAGCAATGTTCGTTCTCGTCCGAACCCTGAAGTCGTAGATCCTTCTATTGGCGCTGCTATACAGGCTGCCGTTACTCGTTCTATAGGTTCTTTAACCGACAACCTTACACAGGTCATTGAATCTCGGCTTACCGATTTTGCCAAGCGTTTTTCAGAGGAAAACAGTTCGTCCGTTGAGCAAGCTGTTAAGAAGGCGCGTCGCGAGCAATACACGTGCAAGAGAAAGGATAACCAGCAGCAGTTAGACCATTCCCTCCAGGTGCTGGACAAGCTAGACGAAGCTTCCGACGCACTGAAGCACAAATCTTATGAAAAAGTTAAGGCTGCTTTGGAGTCAGGTACGGAATTAGTGTCCAAGCGTGTTAAAGCAATAAAGCTAGCCGACAAGAGCGAGTTTGGATGGGCGACGGTCAATGAGTATCTATCCGACGAACTCGCCTCTGACTCAGATGATGAGAAGAGAATTTACCGGGCCGAGAGGAGAACTGAGAGAAAGGTCACTAAGGAAAAACGTCGTCGTGCCCATTCTGGCGACAAAGGCAGTGGCTCCGCCTCTACATCTCGGGCGACTTCGTCAAGATACGCATCCAGCGATTTGGTTTCACGCCCGGAGGCTAGACCAGCTCGTCGTTTGGGTCCCTGTTTTAAGATAAGTACCAAGCACTTTTTCGCTTTactatctttgtttctttcttcgtCGATTATGGCGTTACCGCACAGGCCATAA